The DNA sequence AAATACAGCATCAACTGCCTTTGTCGCATCCTTTTTAGAAAGTTCGCTCTTTTCGGCAACAGCATTGATCAAATCTGTTTTATTCATGACTTCACCTCCTCACAAATGAATCATATTAGAACAAGTTTTTCTTGCTCGTATTTGTTCATCATTTCCGAAAAAATTATGCACAAAATCATCTGTATCAAGGGATGACAACGATTATACTAACCGACTTCAAACAAAAATTCAATCATTATCCCCGGAAAATAGGCATTTTTATTATAAAAGTTATATCAAACAAGGATGTTTCTTAGTATGACTTGAATTTTTGTAAATATTTTCATGCAAGTAGCTGACTATTTTGAAATTACGCAAAAAAATAATAGCAGCTTGGATAAGCTGCTATAAAATGATGGCGATCAGACCGCCTGAACCTTCATTAATAATTCTCTCTAAAGTGTCTTTCAACTTGTAGCGTGCATTTTCTGGCATAAGAGAGATTTTTGCCTGGATGCCTTCACGTACAATTGAACTGAGTGAGCGGCCAAAGATATCAGACTCCCAAATTGATAGAGGATCTTCTTCAAAGTCCTGCATCAAATAACGCACAAGCTCTTCACTCTGTTTCTCAGTCCCAATGATTGGAGAAAATTCGGACTCTACTTCAACTTTAATCATATGAATTGAAGGAGCGACCGCTTTTAATCTGACCCCGAACCTAGAGCCTTGGCGTATAATTTCAGGTTCATCGAGCTGCATATCGTGAACTGCTGGAGCAGCAATACCATAGCCTGTCTGCTTTACCATCTGCAAGGCACCTGAAATCTGGTCATACTCTCTCTTTGCATGTGAGAAGTCCTGCATCAGTTCAAGAAGATGCTCCTTGCCCCTTACTTCTTCTCCCACAATCTCTTTCAAGATTTGATCATATAGCTGGTCCGGGGCATGCAAATCGATTTCTGCAATCCCTTCACCCATTTCCATACCGGCAATATTCGCTCTCTCAATGTATTCGAATTCCGTGAACTCACCGACAATCTGATCAACATCTCGCAGACGCTTGATGTTTTGCACAGTTGATTGGATTGCTTCCTCATAACTTCCACGCAACCAGTGTCTCTCATCAAGTACCATTACCCAGCTTGGCAAATTAACATTTACCTCAAGTACAGGGAATTCGTATAGTGCCTCTCTCAATACACTATAAATATCGTGTTCTGTCATCGATTCTACGCTCATAGCAAGTACAGGGATGTTATATTCCTCTGCCAATTCCCGTTTCATTGCCTCTGTTTCAGGACTGCTAGGTCTTGTTGTATTGATGACCATGATAAATGGCTTTCCTACTTCTTTAAGCTCCTCAACGATACGTGCTTCTGCTTCTACATAGTCAGCTCGATCAATCTCCCCAATTGTTCCATCTGTCGTTACGACGACACCAATTGTAGAATGTTCTTGGATTACTTTTCTCGTGCCGATCTCTGCAGCATCGTGGAAAGGAATCGGCTCCTCATACCATGGTGTATGAATCATTCTAGGTCCATTTTCATCTTCGAAGCCCTTAGCGCCTTTAACTGCGTAACCAACACAATCGACGAGCCTTACATTGACATCAAGCCCTTCTTCCACATTCAATGAAACGGCCTGATTTGGTACGAATTTAGGTTCTGTCGTCATAATTGTTTTGCCTGCAGCACTCTGTGGCAGTTCATCATGTGCTCTTGAGCGTTCTCCCTCATCTTCCATATTCGGAAGAACTACAAGCTCCATAAATCTCTTAATAAATGTCGACTTTCCTGTCCTCACTGCACCAACGATACCAAGGTAGATGTCACCATTCGTCCGTTTCGAAATATCTTTGAAAATATCAACTTTCTCCATAACCGATCCCTCCTGATTTTGCTGCCAATTATGATGTAGAAACTGCAATGTCTGTATCTGGACAATCCCATTCTATGATTGCTTGAAACAGTCTATTCCAAAAAAATATGAAGCCATAAAAATAACCCTTGCAGTATCATATGGCTGCAAGGGTAAGAAATATGCTCTATTTCTATTTATCTGTCTTGTATTCAGGTTCGCCGTCGACATCAATTGCTCGAACAGAGTATGCAGGCAATACAGGAGAATGCGCTGTAAGCAACTCTCTCAGGTCAGTTGCATCTTTTGATTTTTCCGGTTTTTCCTTTATTAATTCATAAAAATCAATTCGATAATCCACATATAAATTACCATCAATATCCATAATGATTGGCAATTTTTTATGAGAATAAGGGCTTTCCACTGTAGGCATCTGTTTTAATTTCAACTTCTTATAGTCCAGTTCATATAATGTTCCTGATATTGGCTTACCGAATGGCGGATATGTATGAATCTGTCTGTACGTTTGCAGACGCGCCTGAACTGTTCTCAGCTTTTCTGCCATCCGTAAATCTATAACCTTCACAGTAGGATTCTCGTCAGGATCCAGAATGGCATATTGATAAAAGCCACCATTCTCGAAAGCGCTTCCGGGAATCTGGTCGATGAGACCTCTCTCCTTAAGCGGCTGAAAGTCGATAAGATGCTGCTCGTAGATCGGAGTATCAGCAGGCTTTGTTTTAATCGGCAAAAGCCCCTTTGTCTCCTCCCTGTATGCGTTCACAGCGTTCTGTACGTTCTCAAGCTGCACTTTGGGTGGTATTTTGTTTTTGGCCAATTCCTTGTCAGGATACAGGCAACCTGTCAATAAGAGCGGAATGAGGCAAATGGTTAACAAACGAATGATTTTCTTCATGATATGTCTCCTTGCTGCTAAGAACCCGTAGGTCCGCTAAAAACAATATAGAGAATGATAAGTCCACCGGCAAAAAAGGAGAAATAGGCAATAAGTGCTGTCAGTATAGAAAAGATTCCTTTCAATTTCCTGCGGCTTAACTCAATCAGTACGGCAGCAACGATAAGCAGTGCCATTCCTCCAAAAGATATGTACATATTCAGCATGGACTGGGACAATCGCTCTCCCTCCAATCAACAGTAATGGTTAAGCACCATTATAGCATAAAGAAATATACAAAAAAGTCACAACAATAAGAAAACCGCATGGATTGGGCTTCTCCATGCGGTTTGACTAAATAATCCCCAGCTGCAGTACCTGATATAGTGTACAGTCCATACTATGTCGCATACGGACCTGGCGTATATGCTATCGCCCGGCAGTCTATTTCTTGAACAATGAATTAAAATCGGCTGGCATTTTATTCGTAATGATTGTACGCACAAGCTGGTCTTCCTTCTCTTTTGAAAGTGGCTTGTTGGCGAGAGTCGCAAGTCTTCTCACGAGATTACGTACAGTCGCTTCATCGGAAAAATCGGCGTTTTTAACAGAATTGGCAACTTGAAAAACTTCATTCGGGTCAATATTTGCCTTCTTCTGAATCTTATCGAACATGCCTTTCTGAAATTCATTCATGCGGCTTCCCCCCTGCATATTGATTCAACTTAATGTATGCAAGGGATCGCCCGTATGTTACTTGCCTTGGTCTTTTCTTAGTATAGATGCAAAGTCATCCATTTCTTCACGTTTTGTCCGTGTCATGAGCTGCTGAACGATTTCTGCAGCATCTCGTTTTTCGAATAGGAGCTGATGAATGGCATCTACAATGGGCATCTCAATATTTTGCCTGCGTGCAAGTTCATAAGCAGCTTCTGTCGTCCGTACACCTTCTACGACCATGCCCATCTGTTCTAGCACTGCTTCGAGTTTGTCCCCCTTGCCAAGCAAATTGCCCGCTCGCCAATTTCTACTATGTACACTTGTACATGTAACAATCAAATCTCCCACACCGGGCAATCCAAGGAAGGTGAGCGGGTTGGCACCCAATGAAGTCCCAAGACGGGCGATTTCAGCAAGACCGCGCGTAATAAGAGCCGCCTTTGCGTTATCTCCATAGCCAAGGCCATCCGAAACTCCTGCTCCAAGTGCAATAATATTTTTAAGTGCACCACCAAGCTCAATGCCAACGATATCGTTACTCGTATAAACACGGAACGATTCATTGAAGAAGAGATTTTGAGCGCGAACAGCATGTTCAATCTGCAAGGAAGAAACTGTTACGGTTGTCGGCTGCCGTTGTGCCACTTCTTCTGCATGGCTTGGTCCGGAAAGAACAATAATTTCTTTATATTCATAGTTCTCAAGCTCTTCATTAAGCATTTCCGATACACGCTTCATCGTTTTCGGTTCAATACCTTTTGTTGCATGAATGACAATTGCCTCTTTTTCGAGGAATGGATCCACTTTTTTTGCCACTTCGCGGATTGCTTTCGTCGGTACGACAAAGACGACTGCCTCACTACCTTTAACAGAAGCTTCTAAATCAGAAGAAGCCTTAATGCCTTCTGGAAGGTCAGCATCAAGATATTTGTTATTACGGTGAGTTTCATTAATTTCTTCTGCCTGCTCGGCCCGATGCGTCCAGAGACGCACGTCATGTCCATTGTCAGCAAGCACGATAGAGAGGGCTGTGCCCCAGCTGCCTGCTCCCAAAACAGCTACTTTTGCCATGATCTGTCCTCCTACTGCCTCTTACGGGCGAAGATTTTGATTGGCGTACCTGTAAAACTGAACGCTTCCCTAATGCGGTTCTCCAGGAAACGTTGGTATGAGAAGTGCATAAGTTCAGGATCATTGACAAAAACAGCGAAACTCGGTGGTTTGATTGCCACTTGAGCCGCATAGAAAACTTTAAGCCTTTTCCCTTTTACGGTTGGAGTCGGATTGACTGCCAATGCATCCATGATTACATCATTTAGCACGCTTGTCTGAATACGTTTTGCATGATTCTCACTTGCCGTTCGAATTGCAGGAAGAAGTGTATGCAATCTTTTCTTCGTTTTCGCAGAGAGAAAGACAATCGGCGCATAATCGAGATACTGGAAATGTGCCCGTACTTTTTCTTCAAACTCTTTCATTGTCTTCTCATCACGCTCAACGGCATCCCATTTGTTCACAACAATAATGACTGCCCGCCCAGCTTCATGAGCATAGCCAGCAATCTTCTTATCCTGTTCACGGATGCCGGTCTCTGCATCAAGCAAAACAAGGACAACATCGGATCGATCAATCGCTTTTAAAGCTCGCATAACACTGTATTTTTCTGTTGTTTCATAGACTTTACCACGCTTACGCATACCAGCAGTGTCCGTAATGACGTATTCCTGACCATCTCTAATAAGACGCGTATCAATCGCGTCGCGGGTTGTACCTTCAATATCACTCACAATGACTCGCTCTTCATTAAGAAGCGCATTGACTAGAGATGATTTGCCAACGTTCGGTCTGCCAATTAAGCTGAAATAGATCGTCTCCTCGTCATCATCCCTTGTTTCAAAAACAGGGAAATGGCCGACAACCTCGTCCAGCATATCGCCAAGACCAAGACCGTGTGAACCCGAAATTGGAAACGGCTCGCCGAATCCAAGTGAATAGTATTCATATACTTCATTTCTCATTTCAGGATTATCCATTTTATTTACAGCAAGGACAATTGGCTTACTGGACTTGAAAAGCATTTTTGCGACTTCTTCATCCGCAGCCGTTACACCTTCCCGGCCATTGATCATAAATATGATTACGTCCGCTTCATCGATTGCAACTTCGGCCTGTTGACGCATTTGATTTAGAAGTGGCTCATCACCAATCTCGATTCCACCTGTATCAATCAGGTCGAATTGGTGGGCAAGCCACTCGGCCTGAGCATAAATCCGGTCTCTCGTTACTCCCGGAATATCTTCTACTATAGAAATTCTTTCTCCAACAAGTCTGTTGAAAATGGTTGATTTGCCGACGTTCGGTCTGCCGACAATAGCTACTACCGGTTTCCTCATCAAGGAACATCCTCTCTCTAAGTCCTTACAGCTCACTTTAGAAACTAAACTTAAGCAAAGCATTTAGGACTTGTACAACTTTAATCATTCTAGCAAACCTTATATCGCTTCACAATCATTTTTACATAGCTTGCCCGTTACACGAAAAAAAGCCCCCGTTTCCGAAGGCTTTTCAGGAAAAACTTATTTGTATTTATCAAGCTTGTCGCCAATGAAGTCTCCGAGTGAGAAACTGCCTTGATCAGAGTCATCCTCATAATCACTATAATCATGATCAGTCGCCGTCGGCTCTTCCAATTCCTTAATACTCAAGGAAATGCGACCTTCTGCTTCATTGACATCGAGTACTTTCACATCGACTTTCTGTCCAGTTGAAAGAACTTCACTTGGCTTAGCAATGTGACGGTTGGCAATTTCAGAAATATGTACCAAACCTTCAACACCAGGGAATACTTCAACAAATGCACCAAAATCGGCAAGTCTTTTCACAGTACCTTCGACTACGTCACCTTTTTTGATTTTGTCACCAATGTTCTCCCATGGTCCTGGAAGAACTGCTTTACGTGAAAGTGAGATACGCTCGTTATCAAGGTCTACAGAAAGGACTTCCACCTTTACTTTGTCACCTTCTTTGACGACATCGCTCGCTTTATCAACATGCTCATGAGCGAGTTGAGAAATGTGAACGAGACCATCTACGCCACCGATATCTACAAAGGCACCAAAGTTCGTAAGACGCTGAACTGTACCTTCAATTACTTGACCTGGCTCAAGCGACTGAAGCACTTCGCCCTTTTTGTGTTCATTTTCTTCCTCTACAACAGCACGATGTGAAAGAATAATACGATTCTTCTCACGATCAAGCTCGATCACTTTTACGGAAAGCGTTTTCCCTTTATAATCTGAGAAATCATCAACGAAGTGTGTTTCAACCATAGAAGCCGGAATAAAGCCCCGCAAGCCTACATCTGCAACGAGACCGCCTTTAACGATTTCCTTAACAGTTGTTTCAAATACTACATTGTTGTCAAATTTCTCTTGAATGTCGTCCCAGGCTTTTTCGGCATCCATCGCTTTTTTAGAAAGAATTACCTCTTCGTCTGCTACCTTTTTCACCTTAAGTGTCAAAGAGTCGCCCTCATTCACAAGTTCATGTGCATTTTCCACTTGAACATTAGATAGTTCGATAAGTGGCACAATTCCTTCTGTTTTGTAGCTGATGTCAACAAGCACTTGCTTGTCTTCCACCTTAACTACTGTACCGGTTACAATATCACCCGGCTTGATTTCTTCAAAATTGGCAAATTCAGTCATTTGATGGACCTCCTCAAAAACTTATACTGCTTTTAATAACTTCTAATACTCACAGCGAATTGTCAAGCAAAGCACATTATACAGAATGCTGAAGATCGCGCAATTTGCGGATTTCTTCCATGATGGCATCGGCAGCTTCTTGAGCCGAAAGTTTTTCTTCACGGATGGTTCCCATGTCCAGTGGTTCTCCGTATATGACAAAAACCCTTTTGAATGGCTTATACTCACCGACAATAGCACATGGAATTACAACAGCATCTGATTTAAGCGCAAAAAATCCAGCACCAGCCAATGCTTTTCCTAGTTCGCCATTTTTACTTCTTGTTCCCTCTGGAAACAGTCCCAAAACCTTATTTTCCTTTAAGATTGTTAGCGCTGTTCTTAAGGCATTTCTATCACTGAGACCCCGTTTGACAGCAAATACATTCACTCTCTTCAGTATAGCTCCCAAGAAAGGGGCTTCAAGAAGTTCGCTTTTCGCCATGTAATGTACTGGTCTCTTCATTGTCATACCAACGACAGGTGGGTCAAAGTTGGAAATATGGTTTGCGCAGACGATGACCGGCCCACTTTTCGGTACATTGTGAAGCCCAATGACTTTTACTCTGAAAAGCGGTGTCAAAATTATTTTTACTAGGAGGCGTCCAAAAGCATACAGCATATGTATGTCACCTCAATCCTGACGAGAGCCGGAACGCTCCAGTGCTTTACTGCACTCAGCCAGTATGGATTCGGCAACTTGGTGGATTGTACATGATGTCGTATCAATCTCTACTGCATCGGGTGCTTTGACAAGCGGTGACGTTTCACGTTCC is a window from the Aciduricibacillus chroicocephali genome containing:
- the der gene encoding ribosome biogenesis GTPase Der; the encoded protein is MRKPVVAIVGRPNVGKSTIFNRLVGERISIVEDIPGVTRDRIYAQAEWLAHQFDLIDTGGIEIGDEPLLNQMRQQAEVAIDEADVIIFMINGREGVTAADEEVAKMLFKSSKPIVLAVNKMDNPEMRNEVYEYYSLGFGEPFPISGSHGLGLGDMLDEVVGHFPVFETRDDDEETIYFSLIGRPNVGKSSLVNALLNEERVIVSDIEGTTRDAIDTRLIRDGQEYVITDTAGMRKRGKVYETTEKYSVMRALKAIDRSDVVLVLLDAETGIREQDKKIAGYAHEAGRAVIIVVNKWDAVERDEKTMKEFEEKVRAHFQYLDYAPIVFLSAKTKKRLHTLLPAIRTASENHAKRIQTSVLNDVIMDALAVNPTPTVKGKRLKVFYAAQVAIKPPSFAVFVNDPELMHFSYQRFLENRIREAFSFTGTPIKIFARKRQ
- a CDS encoding stage VI sporulation protein F is translated as MNEFQKGMFDKIQKKANIDPNEVFQVANSVKNADFSDEATVRNLVRRLATLANKPLSKEKEDQLVRTIITNKMPADFNSLFKK
- the rpsA gene encoding 30S ribosomal protein S1; this translates as MTEFANFEEIKPGDIVTGTVVKVEDKQVLVDISYKTEGIVPLIELSNVQVENAHELVNEGDSLTLKVKKVADEEVILSKKAMDAEKAWDDIQEKFDNNVVFETTVKEIVKGGLVADVGLRGFIPASMVETHFVDDFSDYKGKTLSVKVIELDREKNRIILSHRAVVEEENEHKKGEVLQSLEPGQVIEGTVQRLTNFGAFVDIGGVDGLVHISQLAHEHVDKASDVVKEGDKVKVEVLSVDLDNERISLSRKAVLPGPWENIGDKIKKGDVVEGTVKRLADFGAFVEVFPGVEGLVHISEIANRHIAKPSEVLSTGQKVDVKVLDVNEAEGRISLSIKELEEPTATDHDYSDYEDDSDQGSFSLGDFIGDKLDKYK
- a CDS encoding DUF2768 domain-containing protein → MSQSMLNMYISFGGMALLIVAAVLIELSRRKLKGIFSILTALIAYFSFFAGGLIILYIVFSGPTGS
- a CDS encoding lysophospholipid acyltransferase family protein encodes the protein MLYAFGRLLVKIILTPLFRVKVIGLHNVPKSGPVIVCANHISNFDPPVVGMTMKRPVHYMAKSELLEAPFLGAILKRVNVFAVKRGLSDRNALRTALTILKENKVLGLFPEGTRSKNGELGKALAGAGFFALKSDAVVIPCAIVGEYKPFKRVFVIYGEPLDMGTIREEKLSAQEAADAIMEEIRKLRDLQHSV
- the spoIVA gene encoding stage IV sporulation protein A, which gives rise to MEKVDIFKDISKRTNGDIYLGIVGAVRTGKSTFIKRFMELVVLPNMEDEGERSRAHDELPQSAAGKTIMTTEPKFVPNQAVSLNVEEGLDVNVRLVDCVGYAVKGAKGFEDENGPRMIHTPWYEEPIPFHDAAEIGTRKVIQEHSTIGVVVTTDGTIGEIDRADYVEAEARIVEELKEVGKPFIMVINTTRPSSPETEAMKRELAEEYNIPVLAMSVESMTEHDIYSVLREALYEFPVLEVNVNLPSWVMVLDERHWLRGSYEEAIQSTVQNIKRLRDVDQIVGEFTEFEYIERANIAGMEMGEGIAEIDLHAPDQLYDQILKEIVGEEVRGKEHLLELMQDFSHAKREYDQISGALQMVKQTGYGIAAPAVHDMQLDEPEIIRQGSRFGVRLKAVAPSIHMIKVEVESEFSPIIGTEKQSEELVRYLMQDFEEDPLSIWESDIFGRSLSSIVREGIQAKISLMPENARYKLKDTLERIINEGSGGLIAIIL
- a CDS encoding NAD(P)H-dependent glycerol-3-phosphate dehydrogenase, whose translation is MAKVAVLGAGSWGTALSIVLADNGHDVRLWTHRAEQAEEINETHRNNKYLDADLPEGIKASSDLEASVKGSEAVVFVVPTKAIREVAKKVDPFLEKEAIVIHATKGIEPKTMKRVSEMLNEELENYEYKEIIVLSGPSHAEEVAQRQPTTVTVSSLQIEHAVRAQNLFFNESFRVYTSNDIVGIELGGALKNIIALGAGVSDGLGYGDNAKAALITRGLAEIARLGTSLGANPLTFLGLPGVGDLIVTCTSVHSRNWRAGNLLGKGDKLEAVLEQMGMVVEGVRTTEAAYELARRQNIEMPIVDAIHQLLFEKRDAAEIVQQLMTRTKREEMDDFASILRKDQGK